From Callithrix jacchus isolate 240 chromosome 15, calJac240_pri, whole genome shotgun sequence, one genomic window encodes:
- the LOC100414710 gene encoding putative protein ARB2BP, which yields MTQELSFQKFIEQSDLLGELKYDFNEKAEFRHTETQRPFVFNHYGNVFEKNSKRYQDLGHLLEQYIYELLEKVCKLGKVYIPPEADEEEQRSFFFMSEKALTNQHSALLVLLQDQGVFRAGQWSQQAIIHHGLQHGSQIPCIQMALQAHYDVIVLNPNDNFVELKMEKEWKGLLTQNIESSSLKIVQGGSFFSLQRPKCIPKRCSNTPEEHMAYIWDYFISKTEGKDIAFIVHGYGGLVFMDLLVRRRWEVMSKVYAVALIDSEHHVGHQLGSDVQLLAWIKHHCREWVTSPKPLDKPAATVFKREFPMVSAGTENYSLAPSSSLQSIFKYFKKALKAKTTINFSRMPIMTRSSTKRKKSA from the coding sequence ATGACACAGGAGCTGAGCTTCCAAAAATTTATTGAACAATCTGACTTACTAGGAGAACTTAAATATGACTTCAATGAAAAAGCTGAATTCAGACACACCGAGACTCAAAGACCTTTTGTCTTTAACCATTATGGAAATGTCTTTGAGAAAAATAGCAAGCGGTACCAGGACCTTGGCCATTTGCTTGAACAATACATTTATGAGCTTTTGGAGAAAGTGTGCAAATTAGGAAAAGTTTATATCCCACCTGAGGCTGATGAAGAAGAACAAAGAAGCTTCTTTTTCATGAGCGAGAAAGCATTAACAAACCAGCATTCTGCTCTTCTTGTCCTTCTTCAAGACCAGGGGGTCTTTCGAGCTGGTCAGTGGAGTCAGCAGGCAATAATACATCATGGTCTCCAACATGGAAGTCAGATACCATGTATTCAAATGGCATTGCAGGCACATTATGATGTAATTGTGCTAAACCCCAATGATAATTTTGTGGAACTAAAGATGGAAAAAGAGTGGAAAGGCCTTTTAACACAAAATATTGAGTCGTCTTCTCTAAAAATTGTTCAAGGTGGGagctttttctctctccagcGTCCCAAATGTATTCCAAAAAGATGCAGCAACACCCCTGAAGAACACATGGCTTACATATGGGATTACTTCATTTCAAAGACTGAAGGCAAGGACATTGCCTTCATTGTACACGGTTATGGAGGCTTGGTTTTTATGGACTTGCTTGTTCGTAGAAGGTGGGAAGTGATGAGCAAAGTATATGCTGTTGCACTTATTGACTCTGAACATCATGTAGGACACCAGCTGGGAAGTGATGTACAGTTACTAGCATGGATAAAGCACCACTGCCGTGAATGGGTGACAAGTCCTAAGCCTTTGGATAAACCTGCAGCTACTGTTTTCAAAAGGGAATTTCCTATGGTTTCTGCTGGTACAGAAAACTACAGCTTAGCCCCTTCCTCTAGCCTTCAGTCAATttttaagtactttaaaaaagctttaaaagCCAAAACAACTATTAATTTCTCTAGAATGCCAATAATGACTAGAAgttccacaaaaagaaaaaaaagtgcttaa